The segment CGAGAACCTCCGCATCGGCGGTGTGCGCTACGCCGACCTGCGGGGCTACACCTACGACCGGGACGACGTCACCGCGCGCGGCCTGGCCAACGTGTACGCCCAGACGCTGGGCACGATCTTCTCCAGCGCGGGGGAGAAGCCGTACGAGGTGGAGCTGGTCGTCGCCGAGGTCGGCACCGAGCCGTCGGGCGACCAGATCTACCGGCTGCCGCACGACGGCTCGATCGTGGACGAGCACGGCTCGGTCGCGGTCGGCGGAAACGCGGAGCAGATCAGCACCTTCCTCGACCAGCGGCACCGCGACGGCATGTCCCTCGCCGAGGCGCTGAAGCTGGCCGTACAGGCCCTGTCGCGGGACACCAACGGCAGCGAGCGGGAGATCCCCGCGGAGCGCCTGGAGGTGGCGGTCCTGGACCGTACGCGCCCGCAGCAGCGCAAGTTCAAGCGGATCGTCGGCCGTCAGCTGTCGCGTCTCCTGCAGGCGGACAACGCGGCGGTCACGAAGACGGACGAGCCCTCGGACGAGGCTCCCGAGGAGTAGTCCCCGATTCCGCCTCAGGGCCCCGGTGCGTTTTCCCGCACCGGGGCCCTGTGCCGTTTCCGGCGGCTCAGTCGTCCGAGGCCGGTGCCGGGCCCGAGGAGCCGCGTTCGACCAGGGTGACGGGGAGTTGGTCCGGACGTCCGGGTTCGCCCGTCAGAACGGCGAGGAGGGCCTCCATGCCCCGTTCCCCGATGCGCTCGGCGGGCAGCGCGACGGTGGTCAGCTCGGGTTCGACGGCGGTGGCGAGTGCCAGGTCGTCGAAGCCGGTGACCGAGACGTCCTCGGGGACGCGCAGCCCGAGGCGCCGCAGGGCCTTGCAGGCGCCGGCCGCCAGGATGTCGTCGTCGCAGACGAGGGCGGTGGGGCGCGGGCCGGGGGCGGCGAGGGCGCGCTCGGTGGCGGCCATGGCGCCGTGCACGTCCAGGGGCGCCCGGACGGTCCGTACGGAGACCCCGGCGAGGCACTCGGCGAGCGCGGCGGCCCGGACGTCGAAGGTCCAGGAGGGCACGGCCGACGCGAGGTGGACGAAGCGCCGGTGGCCGAGGGCGAGCAGGTGCCCGGTGACCTGGCGCATGCCGTCCGCGATGTCCAGGTTGACGTGGGCGGCGGCCCCGCTGTCCGCCGGGTCGCTGTCGAGCATCACCAGGGGCAGGTCGGTGCCCCGGAAGGCCTTGAGGGCGTCGGAGGCCATCGAGGAGGCGATGACGCCGTCGAGGGCGGCGCGGGCGGAGGCGAAGGGGTCCCGGGCGGGGCCGACGCCATCGGGGGAGGGGTACAGCACCACCCCGAAGCCGTGCCGGGCGGCGACGGTGGCCGCGCCGGTGTAGACCCGGGCGAAGAACTCGTTCGTCAGGGCCGGGACGACCAGGAGCGCGGTCCGGGTGCGGCCGAGGCGGAGGTTGCGGGCGGCGAGGTTGGGCCGGTAGCCGAGGGCCCGGGCGGCCTCCCGCACGGTCCCGGCCGTGCGTTCCGACACACGGCCGCGCCATTTGTCGCCGAGGACGAGGGAGACCGTGGCCTGGGAGACGCCGGCGGTCCGGGCGACGTCCCGGCTGGTGGGGCGGGTGCCGCCGAGCGGCTCCGGGGTCTGCACACAAGCCTCCGCGTCGGGCGGTCCACGAGCCGGTCACTGTACGCGGGGTGGACCGGGATACAGCTGACATGGTACGTATGACCCCGGAAGTTATACGTAAAACCTCGGGGTGATCCGAGGCGAGGGGAGACCACATGGCCACCGAGGCCCCGGCACGAGGCGGCTATCTCGACATACTCCGGGCGCCGCACGCCGCCCGGCTGCTCGCCGGCACCCTCGTGGGGCGCCTGCCCAACGGCGTCGGTCCCATCGCCATCACCCTCTTCGTCCGCGACCAGGGCGGCAGCTACACCCTGGCCGGCGGCCTCATCGCCGCCTACGGCGTCGCCACCGCCGTCGGCCAGCCCCTCCTCGGCCGTGCCGTCGACCTCAAGGGCCAGCCCCGGGTCCAGCTGCCCGCCGCGGTCCTCTCCGCCCTCGGCATGGCCCTGCTCGCCCTCACCGGCATCGGCCACCTCGGCCTCGCCTACGTGGCCGTGGTCGTCGCCGGGCTCTTCACACCGCCCCTGGAGGGCGGCCTCCGCGCCCTGTGGCCGAGCGTCCTGGGCAGCGAGGACCGGGTCCACCGGGCGTACGCCATGGACGCGGTCGCGCAGGAGGTCATGTTCACCGTCGGCCCGCTGCTGCTGACCCTCCTGGTCTCCCTGTGGTCGCCCGCCGCGGCCCTGCTCGTCATCAACGTCCTCGGCGTCCTCGGCGCCCTCGCGGTGGTCCTCTCCGAGCCCTCCCGGACCTGGCGCTCCGCGCCCCGCGAGGCCCACTGGCTGGGCGCCCTGCGCTCACCCGGGCTCCTCGCCCTCCTCGGCTCGTTCTTCTTCGTCGGCCTCGCGCTCGGCTCCATCACCGTCGCCGCCGTCGCGTACGCCGACGACCGCGGCAACCCGTCCGTCTACGGCTGGCTGATGGCCGCGCTCGGCCTCGGCGCCCTCCTCGGCGGTGTCACCTACGGCGCCCGCCGGTGGTCCGGACCGCCCGAGCGGCGGCTGCGCGTCCTCGTGCTGCTGCTCGCGGTCTGCTACCTGCCGCTGGTGCTCACGCCCGGCCCCGTCGCCATGACCGGCCTCGCGGCCCTCTCCGGCCTCTTCCTGGCGCCCGTCCTCGCCTGCGCGTTCATCGTCGTGGACCGGCACGCGCCGCGCGGCACCGTCACCGAGGCCTTCTCCTGGCTCGTCACCACCTTCGGTGTCGGTTCGGCCCTCGGCTCCGCCGTGGCCGGACCCGCCGTCGAACTCGCCGGGACGGTCGCGGGATTCGCCGTCGCCGGGGTGGGCGGTCTGGTCGCCCTCCTCGTCCTGCTCGCCACCGGCCGCGTCCTCGCCGCGCCCGCCGCCCCGGAAACCCCCGGGACCGAGCCGCGACACGCCGTCGGAGCAGGCGCCCCCACCTCCGTACACAGCGAAAAGAACACGCACTGATCGGAAAATGATCGAAACGGGAACGTCCAACCCGGTTTCAGCACAGGCCGTCAGGCGTAATGTTCAGACATGGACCGCCGCATTTTCGGGCTGGAGAACGAGTACGGCGTCACGTGCACGTTCAGGGGACAGCGCCGACTGTCTCCTGACGAAGTGGCGCGCTACCTCTTCCGCCGTGTCGTGT is part of the Streptomyces sp. NBC_00250 genome and harbors:
- a CDS encoding LacI family DNA-binding transcriptional regulator — protein: MQTPEPLGGTRPTSRDVARTAGVSQATVSLVLGDKWRGRVSERTAGTVREAARALGYRPNLAARNLRLGRTRTALLVVPALTNEFFARVYTGAATVAARHGFGVVLYPSPDGVGPARDPFASARAALDGVIASSMASDALKAFRGTDLPLVMLDSDPADSGAAAHVNLDIADGMRQVTGHLLALGHRRFVHLASAVPSWTFDVRAAALAECLAGVSVRTVRAPLDVHGAMAATERALAAPGPRPTALVCDDDILAAGACKALRRLGLRVPEDVSVTGFDDLALATAVEPELTTVALPAERIGERGMEALLAVLTGEPGRPDQLPVTLVERGSSGPAPASDD
- the prcA gene encoding proteasome subunit alpha, whose translation is MSTPFYVSPQQAMADRAEYARKGIARGRSLVVLQYTDGIVFVGENPSRALHKFSEIYDRIGFAAAGKYNEYENLRIGGVRYADLRGYTYDRDDVTARGLANVYAQTLGTIFSSAGEKPYEVELVVAEVGTEPSGDQIYRLPHDGSIVDEHGSVAVGGNAEQISTFLDQRHRDGMSLAEALKLAVQALSRDTNGSEREIPAERLEVAVLDRTRPQQRKFKRIVGRQLSRLLQADNAAVTKTDEPSDEAPEE
- a CDS encoding MFS transporter, producing MATEAPARGGYLDILRAPHAARLLAGTLVGRLPNGVGPIAITLFVRDQGGSYTLAGGLIAAYGVATAVGQPLLGRAVDLKGQPRVQLPAAVLSALGMALLALTGIGHLGLAYVAVVVAGLFTPPLEGGLRALWPSVLGSEDRVHRAYAMDAVAQEVMFTVGPLLLTLLVSLWSPAAALLVINVLGVLGALAVVLSEPSRTWRSAPREAHWLGALRSPGLLALLGSFFFVGLALGSITVAAVAYADDRGNPSVYGWLMAALGLGALLGGVTYGARRWSGPPERRLRVLVLLLAVCYLPLVLTPGPVAMTGLAALSGLFLAPVLACAFIVVDRHAPRGTVTEAFSWLVTTFGVGSALGSAVAGPAVELAGTVAGFAVAGVGGLVALLVLLATGRVLAAPAAPETPGTEPRHAVGAGAPTSVHSEKNTH